CTTATTATAACAGAAATTTGCTCTAATAACAAGTTTTTTATGGGTAGACTAAGCGTCCATTAGTGGGAAGCATCCCCGTTCCAGATAGAGTTTTTCACGATAACATAATCAACGTGTTTGAGGTCAGCAACCTTTCGTCCACCTGCATAGGAAATAGCACTTTGCAAGTCCTGCTCCATCTCAGTAAGGGTGTCTTGCAAATGCCCTTTAGCAGGCAGTAAGATTCGCTTACCTTCCACATTTTTATAGGCTCCTTTTTGATATTGAGAAGCTGAACCATAGTATTCTTTGAACTGTTCGCCATCGACTTCAATCGTCTTTCCTGGGCTTTCGATATGTCCTGCAAAAAGGGAACCAATCATGACCATGCTGGCACCGAAACGGATAGACTTGGCAATATCACCATGAGTACGAATCCCACCATCAGCGATGATCGGTTTACGCGCAGCCTTGGCACACCAACGTAGGGCAGCCAACTGCCAGCCACCTGTACCAAAACCTGTCTTGACCTTGGTAATACAAACCTTACCAGGACCGATTCCAACCTTTGTTGCATCCGCACCAGCATTTTCCAATTCACGAACAGCTTCTGGTGTTCCCACGTTACCAGCAATGACAAATGTATCTGGTAATTCTTTCTTGATGTGTTGGATCATAGAAATCACGCTATTCGCATGACCATGAGCAATGTCAATCGTGATATACTCAGGAGCATCAGCCTTGAGTTGGCTAACAAAGTCATACTCGTAATCCTTGACACCGACAGAGATGGATGCAATAAGGCCTTGATCGTGCATGCGTTTGATAAAAGGAATGCGCCCAGCCTCATCAAAACGATGCATAATGTAGAAGTAGCCACCTTTAGCCAGTTGCTCTGCTACGTTCTCATCCAAAATCGTCTGCATATTTGCTGGCACAACAGGTAGTTTGAAAGTGTGATTTCCAAGTGTGACACTCGTGTCTGCTTCTGCACGGCTTTTAATGACACATTTATTTGGGATCAACTGAATATCTTCGTAATCAAAAATTGGAAATTCATTTAACATATCGATGTCTCGTTTCTTTTGTAATGACCTACCTATGCTTGCGCATCTCTACGCCTTTTTCCGACGTTTCCTTAATTAATTATAAACCAAAGTACAGTTTTTGTCAAATTATTTCAATCATAAAATAATATCGTTCGGTTTTTGCTTTGAAAATAGAAAGAGAAAAAAGAGAGATTAAATTCTCTCCTCTTCTTCAATCTTAATAATACTCACCTTGACGGTAGTCCCATGAGTTAAAGGTATCTGACAGGTGCATCATGATTTTATCAATGTCAAGCCCTTTACGGATAACGACTGGTGCTGGTGAGATTGAACGATCTCCTCCTTGTTCTGGGATGAGTTTTCCGTCCTTATCGACCATAGAAACCATCACACCTTGCTCGTAGCGAGTTTCAATCGTTTTGTCTGGTTGGATTGAAGCAACGTAGTCATCTGCTTCGATGACAAGGTCCACTGCTCCTTCGATACGTTGACCGATACCTTCCACCTTACCACGGTTTCCTTTACCAGATGGGTTAGCTGATGAGGCATAGACCATCTTACCTTCTTCCCAAAGTTTTGCAGCCAACTGTTCACCAGCTTTCCCAAATTTGATGACAAAACAGCTAGTACCACGAACGTCTGTCATGAGTTCTTCACGACCATCACCGTATGCTTTCAATTTCTCAAAAGCTTCTGGTTTCCATGGAAGGATACAACCGAGGAGAATGTCTTCGTCCCAATGTTTTTGGTAGAAGGCTTCAATTTCTGGGTTGAGTTGTGCTAAAGCGCGTAGCTCGTCCATGCTACCACAAAGTACAACACCTGGTTTGTTACGGTTACGCTCTTTGGCTTCAAATTTACGTTCAAGACCTGCCTTATCGCTCGTCATGATAATGTAACCAACTTTTGTAGGGCATACAATGCACCCACCCTCACCTTTTAAAATGTCATAGCCTTCTTGTGAAAGTGTTCCGTTCCATTGAATGTGTTTTGTCATAATTCTATATTTCCTTTTCTATTTTTCTATTCCTGCCAGTAGGCCGGTCGTTGTTTTTCATAGGCAGCAATCAAATCTTCATACTGCAAAGTAATACCGATATCATCCAAACCATTTAAGAGCTTGTGTTTCCACTCGCTATCTATTTCGAAAGTGAATTCTCCAACTGGTGAGATGATTTTTTGTTGTTCCAAGTCCACAGTTACCTGGTCAGTCGGTTTGAGTTGGGCTAGTTTCTCTCTAACCTCCCTAGGCTGGACAATAGGCAGCATGCCATTATTGAGTTCATTATTGTAATGAATATCCCCAAAAGAACCTGCAATCACGACCTTAAAACCATAGTCGGCTAGAGCCCAAGCTGCGTGTTCTCTCGAAGAACCTGCCCCAAAGTTATCCCCTGAGATGAGAATACTAGCTTTACGATATTCAGGTCGATTAAAAACAAAGTCTGGGTCCTCAGTGTAGTTATCGTCCAGATAACGCCAAGCATACATGAGGTACTTTCCAAAGCCTTTTTTATCAATTAACTTGAGAAACTGCTTGGGGAGTATTTGGTCGGTGTCGATGTTATCATTCATGAGAGGAACGGTCGTTCCCGTATAAACTGTAAATTTCTCCATATCCTCTCCTTACTGGGCCTCTGGCATTTGCCGAACATCTACGAAGCGCCCTGCGATGGCCGCCGCCGCTGCCATAGCTGGACTGCAGAGATGGGTTTTAGCACCAAATCCCTGTCTGTCTTCAAAGTTGCGGTTACTGGTTGAGGCACAGTGAACCCCATCAGGGACCTTGTCAGGATTCATCCCTAGGCACATAGAGCAACCTGGGTCTCGCCACTCAAAACCAGCATCTAGGAAAACCTTATCCAAGCCCAACCTCTCCGCAGCTCGTTTCACAGGACGAGAACCTGGTACTACGATTGCTGTTAGATTGGGAGCAATTTTCTTCCCTTTGACAAATCGCGCAGCCAGCTGTAAGTCACTGATTCGAGCATTGGTACAAGACCCGATAAAAATATAGCCTAGTTCAATGTCCGCTGGCTTTTGACCAGGCTCCAAGTTCATGTAATGATAAGCTCGTTCATCATTCATATCCTTAATTTCTGGGAAGCTACTGTCAAAGTCGACGCCCATAGCAGGATTGGTTCCCCAGGTCACCATAGGAGCCAAGTCTGAGACATCCATCTGGATAACCTTATCATAAACAGCATCATCATCGCTGACAAGGGTCTTCCAGTCGGCAACTGCCTCCTCGAAATCCTCTGGAACACATTCTCGTCCTTTGAGATAATCATAGGTAGTTTGATCTGGATTCATGATGCCCATCTTAGAGCCAAACTCGATGGACATATTGCAGATGGTCATTCTCTCTTCCATGGTCAGTGCATCAATGGCTTGTCCACGATATTCCACCACATATCCTACACCACAAGCAACGCCGTACTTGGCAATCAAGGCGAGAATGTAATCCTTAGAATAAACTCCTTTTTGAGGAACACCGGTGAATTCTACCAACATTTTCTTAGGTTTAACTTGCCAGAGGGTCTGGGTAGCAAAGACATGCTCGACCTCACTGGTCCCAATCCCAAAGGCGATAGCTCCGAAAGCTCCGTGAGTAGCTGTGTGACTGTCTCCACAAACGATGAATTTTCCTGGTTGGGTCCGTCCTGTCTCTGGACCTACCATGTGAACGATTCCCTGCTTTTCAGAACCGTGGGCTGCATGTTCAATCCCAAACTCCTCAACATTTTCAGCAAGCTTATCAATTTGGGCCTTAGAAATCACATCTCGAATATCGTAGATATTGACAGTTGGTACATTGTGGTCAAAGGTTCCAAATGTCAAGTCTGGCCGTCTCAATCTGCGGCCCGCATCTCTTAATCCTTGAAAAGCTTGGGGACTAGTCACTTCATGAATATAGTGCTGGTCCACATACATGAGTTGAGGCTGCCCCTCTTCTCCTGTGATGACATGGCGGTCCCATAATTTATCAAAAATCGATTTTCCTGCCATCCATTACCTCCAAATAAAATATAAGGCTACTAGTGTGGTCACCATCCCGAGAAACCAAACTGTTTTAAAATACCATTTTCTAGTCTTGTGGTGAAAGGTGATTCCTGCCAACCAGGCACCAAAACCACCACAAGTAAAGGCTAAAATGAGTAAGATTTTCTCTGGGACGCGCCAAGCACCTCTTCTTGCCTTGGATTTGTCAATGCCATAAATCAAGAAAATCAGCAAATTCCAAATCAAGAGGGCAAGCGTGATTCCTTCATTCATCTTCATAATCTTTCAATGATGGCTTCTGTCATCTCCTTAGTAGAAGCCTGTCCTCCAATATCTCTTGTTAAAATGCCAGCCGCTAAACTAGCTTCAACAGCACGCTCGATACGCTCCGCATCCTCATAACGTCCAAAGCTGTCTCTCAGCATCATGGCAACTGACAAAATCATAGAGATAGGATTGGCAATTCCCTGACCTGCAATATCAGGTGCCGAACCATGAATAGGTTCGTAGAGGCTTGGACCTTTTTCAGAATGACTAGCTGATGGCATGACTCCAAGCGTGCCAGATAGAACGCTTGATTCATCAGATAGAATATCTCCGAAAAGATTCTCCGTCACGATAACATCAAACTTGGCAGGATTAGTAATCATAAGCATAGCAGCTGAGTCCACCAACTGGTGTTCCAAGGTTGCATCTGGAAAATCTTGCGCAACTTCCTCAGCTACTCTCCGCCAAAGTTTTGATGTTGCTAGAACGTTTTGTTTATCGATACTAGTAACGATTTTTCTCCGATTGCTTGCAATTTCAAAGGCCTTGCGAATAATCCGCTCTACTTCCTCATAGCTGTAGTCGTTGATATCACGCGCTTTTCGCTCTTCAAGGATATGATCCCCAAAGTAGATACCACCTGTCAACTCACGCACCACGACAAAGTCTACACCAGCAATTCGTTCCGGTTTGAGAGGTGATAAATGCTTGAGACTGTCAAAAATCTTAACAGGTCGAATATTGGCATAGAGATTGAGTTTCTTCCGAAGAGCCAGCAAGCCTTGTTCAGGCCGAATAGTTGCACCATCATACTGGGGACTACCGATAGCCGCAAGGAGAATAGCATCTGCTTCTCTACATGCCTTGAGGGTTTCATCAGGTAAGGGATGCCCCGCAGCATCAATACCTGCACCTCCAAAGGGGCATCTATCTATCTCATAGTCAAAACCTGTTTTTGAAGCTAGAGCTTCCAGAACCGCTAAACCAGCTTCCATGATTTCTGGACCGATTCCATCCCCTGCTAGAGCTACTATTTTCTTTGTCATAGCCTTCTCCTTTACACACTAGGCATGTCTCGGTAGGAAACGCTATGCCCCATCTCACCTGCATTCTCTTTTTGAACAAAAGTATTGGCATTGATATAGGCAATAGCGGAAGCCTTCAATACATCGAAATCAAGACCTGCTGCGTTAAAGATGGTTTCTGTATCTCTGTTTTCAACAGTGACCAAGACACGAGCTTGGGCATCGATTCCATCTGTTACCGCGTCAATAGTGTAGGACACCAAGCGGACAGATTGGTTAAAGAACTTATCGATAGCGTTAAAGATCGCTTCAACAGAGCCTTGCCCTGTTGCATTAAATTCGACTTTCTCACCATCCATATTGGCTAGGGTAACAAGCGCTTCAATGTCATTATCTGCATGAGTTTGAAGTTGTAAATCATCAAAGTGGAAACCTTCTGGGTTTTCAACCATGGTTCCAGCTACCAGAGCTCGAATATCTGCATCTGTGATTTCTTGCTTTTTGTCCGCCAGCGCCTTGAACTTAGCAAAGAGTGGTTTGATGTCTTCTTCAGTAAAATCTAGGGCCAAATCTCTTAGTTTTTCTACAAAAGCGTGGCGACCTGACAATTTTCCAAGCGGAAGACTGTTACTCTTCACACCAACCAATTCAGGTGTAATGATTTCATAGGTAAGAGGATTTTTAAGGACTCCATCTTGGTGAATACCCGATTCATGAGAGAAGGCATTGCCACCAACGACAGCCTTATTTTTAGGAACTGGAATACCAGAAAAGCGAGAAACCATTTCAGACGTATTCATTGTTTCATCCAAAACAATATCACTAGTTGCTTGGAAGAAATCCTCACGAATCTTCAAAGCAACAGCTACTTCTTCAAGAGCAACATTACCTGCGCGTTCACCGATACCATTAATAGTTCCCTGGACACGTCCAGCACCGTGTTTAATTGCTGTCAAAGTATTTGCAGTTGCCATACCGAGATCATCGTGACAGTGGACACCAAAGACAACTTTATGATCTGATTTAATATTTTCAGTCAAGTAATCAAAGATACGTGCAAACTCTTCTGGAGTCGTAAAACCAACTGTGTCAGGGATATTGATATAAGATGCACCTGCATCGACCGCTGTTTGAACGACTTGTAAGAGGAAATCCAACTCTGTTCTAGTCGCATCTTCAGGAGAGAATTCGACGATTTCAAACTTAGAACGAGCATAAGAAACATGTTCCTTGATAGCTTCTAAAATCTCTTCCTTGCTCTTATTGAGCTTATACTTGCGGTGAATCGGACTGGTAGCGATAAAGACATGAATTTGTGGATACTTGGCATCCTTAAGAGCCTCATAACAAGCATCAATATCAGATTTTACAGAACGAGCTAATCCTGTCACTGCTGTTTTTTTCATGGCTTTAGCAATTTCTTGAACAGCTATAAATGAATCTGGACTAGCAGCCGGAAAACCAGCTTCAATTACAGAAATTCCCCATTTCTCCAGCTGTCTTGCAATGGAAACTTTTTCCTTTATTGAGAAGTTAACACCAGGTGTTTGTTCCCCATCACGAAGGCTTGTATCAAAAAATTCAACTGTACGCATAAGATTTCCCCTTTTCCAAATGTGGTTTTAAAAAAACATCTCGCTCAGAAGCCCAAGCGAGATGTTGATTTACTCCCGCTTGGTAAGCCAAACAGGACTAATGCTTTTGCACTAGCCCGAGTACCTCAACAACAAAGCAAATTGATTAAACTTAGCTGTTTTCATGTTTGACTTTCTCCTTCGTTTGATATCTTGTTTAGTATTTTAGCATAGGAAAAATCTCTTGTCAAGAAAAAATCCAATATTTTCTGAAAATTTCTTCAGTAAAGAATATTTTGCTAATTGAAAGTATTTGAAAACTCAAGCGAATTTCCTTATTTTTTCACAGTCAAGTTCCAACTTTTTTCGATGAGTTCTATCACTTCTTCATCTTGCAAACTATCATCAAGCGCCAGACTAAGCCAGTAGCGTTTGTTCATATGAAAGGCCGGATAAATGCCTTTTTTTGAAAGCAAATCAGCTACTTGGTCGTGTTTGAGGTTGACTGCTTCGACTAGCCCTTCTCTCCCCTTTTCCAGCTTATCCCATGGGATTCTCATCAAAACAGCATACCACTTTTGATTGCCTTCATGTCTTAACACTGCTGTATCAGGCGATTTCTCCCATAGATATTCCAACTGATTACCATATTTTTTCTGAACTTGAGCCATGATACGCTTAGTCTGAGGGCAGATAAAATCCTGTACATCAAAGCAAGCCTTCCGAATCTGGTAAAGAATCTCCAAACAAGCCTCACGGATACTTGCAACAAAACTTCCCCGCATGCTTTCCATATGTACTTGAGGATAGAGGTCACCCGTTTCCTGGTCAAAAACAAGAAAACTCACATTATCAGGAGTGATGGAGACTGTCATGAAAAAGTCACCCTGCAAAATCTGGCAACTATAGGTCCAGACTTCCCCATTTTCTACAAAACCATAGGCATGAGCTTTTTCTTTATTAAACTGATAGGATTTAAAAATTTCAAACATAAGTGAAAACTGCTACCAAAAGCTAGCAGTTCCTTTCTATTTTTTAAAAGACAACCTTGGTTCCATGCAATTGTGTCACGCCCAACTGTTCGATAAAGGTTTGACGGTTATCCAAGTCAATCCCCCCACCTGGTAGAATTTCAATTTTACCTTTAGCCTGTTCCAAAATTCTGTGATAATGAGCGAAACGTTTCTCTAGCGAATCTCCAGACACACCAGCACGAGTTAAGATACGAGTGACTCCGACTTGGCTGAGCCAGTCAATGGCTTCCAACTGGTCTTCATCACTCAATTCATCAAAGGCCATGTGAAAGACAATTTCCATTCCTTTAGATGCGGCAATCAACTTCTCAAGATTAGGCTTATCTAACTTCTTATCAGCAGTTAAAGCCCCAAATACAACCCCTTGACTTCCAGCCTGAGTAGTCAAACGAATGTCTTCTAGCATGATCGCTATTTCAAGATCAGTATAGACAAAGTCGCCACCACGTGGACGAATCATAGTCATGATGGTGGTGTCGTAGTTAGCTGCCAGTTCAACCGCTGCCTTGGTCACTCCATAGCTAGGTGTTGTTCCACCCACTGCTAGATTGTCACAAAGTTCGATTCGACGAGCTCCAGCCTGCATCGCTTTTTCAAGCAAGGTCACATTTTCAGCACAAAATTCGTAAATCATTTGATTCTCCTTGATGTTTTCTTTGAATTTATTATATCATATTATTTTAAATATGCTTTCATTTTTATCAAGGCAAATAACTACTATTTTTATCTATTCTTTGTCAGGAATGACTTTAAAGAGATAGTAGGTGATAAAGATAGTCAGGGCTCCCAGACCGATTTTGACTGGCAAAAGAGGGGCAAAATAAATAGAAATCCCCATCAAGATATAGATAGATACGATGATTTTTTTCTTTCGTTCTCGCGCGATTGACTTGGTTTCCCGAAAGTCCGCTACATAAGTCTGATAAAGCTTTGTATGATAAAGCCAGTCTTCAAAACGCTTAGAAGATTTAGAAAAGCAAGCGATAGCTAACAAAAGAAAGGGCGTCGTTGGCAAAAGTGGTAGGACAACCCCAATGACAGCTAAAGCCAGTGAAATAAAGCCAATACTGAGATAAATGATACGCATGATTTCTCCTAGATAAATTACTCTTTCTCTAGTTTCGCATACAAGGGGGAAATTTGTCAAGCATCAACAAAAAAGAGCCTGAAATTCATTTTCAGGACTCTGCATTTTATTTAATTTTTTCTTCTTCGTAGTCGCCATTACTACATACAACCTGCTTGCCTCCACCACGGACCTTTTTCTCCACAAGGAAGTGTCCGCATTTTGGACAGTCACGGCCAATTGGTTTGTCCCAGGAAGTAAACTCACATTCTGGGTAACGATTGCAACCATAGAAGATACGATTGCGCTTGGTTTTGCGTTCGATGATTTGTCCTTGATGACAGCTTGGACACTCGACTCCAATCTCTTTGACAATCGCTTGTGTGTGACGGCAGTCTGGGAAATTGCTACAAGCATAGAATTTACCAAAACGACCGAGCTTAATCACCATCGGACTGCCACAAACTTCACAGTCAAATCCAGCTGGCTCATCCTTGATCTGGATTTTTTCCATTTCGGATTCA
This genomic stretch from Streptococcus sp. 1643 harbors:
- a CDS encoding GMP reductase, producing the protein MLNEFPIFDYEDIQLIPNKCVIKSRAEADTSVTLGNHTFKLPVVPANMQTILDENVAEQLAKGGYFYIMHRFDEAGRIPFIKRMHDQGLIASISVGVKDYEYDFVSQLKADAPEYITIDIAHGHANSVISMIQHIKKELPDTFVIAGNVGTPEAVRELENAGADATKVGIGPGKVCITKVKTGFGTGGWQLAALRWCAKAARKPIIADGGIRTHGDIAKSIRFGASMVMIGSLFAGHIESPGKTIEVDGEQFKEYYGSASQYQKGAYKNVEGKRILLPAKGHLQDTLTEMEQDLQSAISYAGGRKVADLKHVDYVIVKNSIWNGDASH
- a CDS encoding L-threonylcarbamoyladenylate synthase, whose translation is MTKHIQWNGTLSQEGYDILKGEGGCIVCPTKVGYIIMTSDKAGLERKFEAKERNRNKPGVVLCGSMDELRALAQLNPEIEAFYQKHWDEDILLGCILPWKPEAFEKLKAYGDGREELMTDVRGTSCFVIKFGKAGEQLAAKLWEEGKMVYASSANPSGKGNRGKVEGIGQRIEGAVDLVIEADDYVASIQPDKTIETRYEQGVMVSMVDKDGKLIPEQGGDRSISPAPVVIRKGLDIDKIMMHLSDTFNSWDYRQGEYY
- the leuD gene encoding 3-isopropylmalate dehydratase small subunit, with product MEKFTVYTGTTVPLMNDNIDTDQILPKQFLKLIDKKGFGKYLMYAWRYLDDNYTEDPDFVFNRPEYRKASILISGDNFGAGSSREHAAWALADYGFKVVIAGSFGDIHYNNELNNGMLPIVQPREVREKLAQLKPTDQVTVDLEQQKIISPVGEFTFEIDSEWKHKLLNGLDDIGITLQYEDLIAAYEKQRPAYWQE
- the leuC gene encoding 3-isopropylmalate dehydratase large subunit translates to MAGKSIFDKLWDRHVITGEEGQPQLMYVDQHYIHEVTSPQAFQGLRDAGRRLRRPDLTFGTFDHNVPTVNIYDIRDVISKAQIDKLAENVEEFGIEHAAHGSEKQGIVHMVGPETGRTQPGKFIVCGDSHTATHGAFGAIAFGIGTSEVEHVFATQTLWQVKPKKMLVEFTGVPQKGVYSKDYILALIAKYGVACGVGYVVEYRGQAIDALTMEERMTICNMSIEFGSKMGIMNPDQTTYDYLKGRECVPEDFEEAVADWKTLVSDDDAVYDKVIQMDVSDLAPMVTWGTNPAMGVDFDSSFPEIKDMNDERAYHYMNLEPGQKPADIELGYIFIGSCTNARISDLQLAARFVKGKKIAPNLTAIVVPGSRPVKRAAERLGLDKVFLDAGFEWRDPGCSMCLGMNPDKVPDGVHCASTSNRNFEDRQGFGAKTHLCSPAMAAAAAIAGRFVDVRQMPEAQ
- a CDS encoding DUF1294 domain-containing protein; the protein is MKMNEGITLALLIWNLLIFLIYGIDKSKARRGAWRVPEKILLILAFTCGGFGAWLAGITFHHKTRKWYFKTVWFLGMVTTLVALYFIWR
- the leuB gene encoding 3-isopropylmalate dehydrogenase; the protein is MTKKIVALAGDGIGPEIMEAGLAVLEALASKTGFDYEIDRCPFGGAGIDAAGHPLPDETLKACREADAILLAAIGSPQYDGATIRPEQGLLALRKKLNLYANIRPVKIFDSLKHLSPLKPERIAGVDFVVVRELTGGIYFGDHILEERKARDINDYSYEEVERIIRKAFEIASNRRKIVTSIDKQNVLATSKLWRRVAEEVAQDFPDATLEHQLVDSAAMLMITNPAKFDVIVTENLFGDILSDESSVLSGTLGVMPSASHSEKGPSLYEPIHGSAPDIAGQGIANPISMILSVAMMLRDSFGRYEDAERIERAVEASLAAGILTRDIGGQASTKEMTEAIIERL
- a CDS encoding 2-isopropylmalate synthase gives rise to the protein MRTVEFFDTSLRDGEQTPGVNFSIKEKVSIARQLEKWGISVIEAGFPAASPDSFIAVQEIAKAMKKTAVTGLARSVKSDIDACYEALKDAKYPQIHVFIATSPIHRKYKLNKSKEEILEAIKEHVSYARSKFEIVEFSPEDATRTELDFLLQVVQTAVDAGASYINIPDTVGFTTPEEFARIFDYLTENIKSDHKVVFGVHCHDDLGMATANTLTAIKHGAGRVQGTINGIGERAGNVALEEVAVALKIREDFFQATSDIVLDETMNTSEMVSRFSGIPVPKNKAVVGGNAFSHESGIHQDGVLKNPLTYEIITPELVGVKSNSLPLGKLSGRHAFVEKLRDLALDFTEEDIKPLFAKFKALADKKQEITDADIRALVAGTMVENPEGFHFDDLQLQTHADNDIEALVTLANMDGEKVEFNATGQGSVEAIFNAIDKFFNQSVRLVSYTIDAVTDGIDAQARVLVTVENRDTETIFNAAGLDFDVLKASAIAYINANTFVQKENAGEMGHSVSYRDMPSV
- a CDS encoding MmcQ/YjbR family DNA-binding protein, whose translation is MFEIFKSYQFNKEKAHAYGFVENGEVWTYSCQILQGDFFMTVSITPDNVSFLVFDQETGDLYPQVHMESMRGSFVASIREACLEILYQIRKACFDVQDFICPQTKRIMAQVQKKYGNQLEYLWEKSPDTAVLRHEGNQKWYAVLMRIPWDKLEKGREGLVEAVNLKHDQVADLLSKKGIYPAFHMNKRYWLSLALDDSLQDEEVIELIEKSWNLTVKK
- a CDS encoding copper homeostasis protein CutC, with protein sequence MIYEFCAENVTLLEKAMQAGARRIELCDNLAVGGTTPSYGVTKAAVELAANYDTTIMTMIRPRGGDFVYTDLEIAIMLEDIRLTTQAGSQGVVFGALTADKKLDKPNLEKLIAASKGMEIVFHMAFDELSDEDQLEAIDWLSQVGVTRILTRAGVSGDSLEKRFAHYHRILEQAKGKIEILPGGGIDLDNRQTFIEQLGVTQLHGTKVVF
- a CDS encoding YbaN family protein — translated: MRIIYLSIGFISLALAVIGVVLPLLPTTPFLLLAIACFSKSSKRFEDWLYHTKLYQTYVADFRETKSIARERKKKIIVSIYILMGISIYFAPLLPVKIGLGALTIFITYYLFKVIPDKE